In Metarhizium brunneum chromosome 3, complete sequence, a genomic segment contains:
- the EIF3L gene encoding Eukaryotic translation initiation factor 3 subunit L — protein MATYQNGVAPARALDDDSDVEEEALVAEYKEHVQYEDGEELSQTTSLTMAQQADDIQARLVQAAQPLDFSAPLDVKFQSYDSYCSLFHFILNSEGPVDLEPPSYYWAWDVIDEFIYQFNSFSSYRSRIARQASNEEEIQILRENPNTWGSYSVLNVLYSLIQRSQITEQLAAMRRNEDPAAVAGDYGSKNLYKMLGYFSIIGLLRVHCLLGDFGLALKTLDDIELNKKAMFARVMAAHFTTYYYVGFSYMMMHRYADAIRMFSHILIYVSRTKNFQKNAQYDSITKKNEQMYALIAICVAFQPTRLDDTIHSALREKYGDQLLKLQRGGPESLPIFEELFRAACPKFISPVPPDFDNPESNIDPVEHHLAVFMDEVKTNMWSPTIKSYLRLYTTMDLNKLAGFLEVKPDELRSWLLVTKQRTKQLRWNDQGLFDGELVNVSDLDYALQEDLIHISEAKVGRKLVDWYLRNLSRTYN, from the exons ATGGCGACGTACCAGAACGGCGTGGCTCCGGCCCGCGCGCTCGATGATGACAgcgacgtcgaggaggaaGCCCTGGTGGCCGAGTACAAGGAGCACGTCCAGTATGAGGACGGTGAGGAGCTCAGCCAAACCACTTCCCTGACCATGGCGCAACAAGCCGACGACATCCAGGCTCGACTTGTCCAGGCTGCTCAACCTCTCGATTTCTCGGCGCCCCTGGACGTCAAGTTCCAGAGTTACGACTCTTACTGCAGCTTGTTCCACTTTATCTTGAACTCCGAGGGCCCTGTCGACCTCGAGCCTCCTTCA TACTACTGGGCTTGGGATGTTATTGATGAATTTATCTACCAGTTCAACTCCTTCTCCTCATATAGGTCGCGAATCGCTCGCCAAGCCTCCAACGAGGAGGAAATCCAAATCCTCCGAGAGAATCCCAACACCTGGGGCTCATACAGTGTCCTCAATGTGCTGTACTCCTTGATCCAGCGATCTCAAATCACCGAGCAGCTCGCTGCCATGAGGCGAAACGAGGACcccgctgctgttgctggcgATTATGGTTCCAAGAACCTGTACAAGATGCTGGGATACTTTTCCATTATTGGTCTGCTACGCGTGCACTGCTTGCTCGGAGACTTTGGCCTCGCCCTCAAGACGCTTGATGACATTGAGCTGAACAAGAAGGCCATGTTTGCTCGCGTCATGGCCGCCCACTTCACCACGTATTACTACGTTGGTTTCTCCTACATGATGATGCACCGCTACGCTGATGCCATCCGCATGTTCAGCCACATCCTCATCTACGTCTCGAGGACCAAGAATTTCCAGAAGAACGCCCAGTACGATTCCATCACCAAGAAGAATGAGCAGATGTACGCTCTCATCGCCATTTGCGTGGCCTTCCAGCCTACGCGGTTGGATGACACCATCCACAGCGCCCTCCGAGAGAAGTACGGCGACCAGCTGCTCAAGCTGCAGCGTGGTGGCCCCGAGTCGCTGCCCATCTTTGAGGAGCTCTTCCGAGCTGCCTGCCCCAAGTTCATCTCGCCCGTTCCCCCCGACTTTGACAACCCCGAGTCTAACATTGACCCGGTCGAGCACCATCTGGCCGTGTTTATGGATGAGGTCAAGACCAACATGTGGAGCCCTACCATCAAGTCCTACCTGAGACTGTACACCACCATGGACTTGAACAAGCTTGCTGGCTTCCTTGAGGTGAAGCCCGACGAGCTGAGATCATGGCTCCTGGTGACTAAGCAGCGCACCAAGCAGTTGCGATGGAACGACCAAGGTCTTTTTGACGGTGAGCTGGTCAACGTTAGCGACCTTGACTACGCTTTGCAGGAA GACCTGATTCATATTtccgaggccaaggttgGACGCAAGCTGGTAGACTGGTACCTTCGCAACCTGTCTCGCACCTACAACTAA